A window of Sulfobacillus thermosulfidooxidans contains these coding sequences:
- a CDS encoding alpha/beta fold hydrolase — MPVPWLFIHGAGSTSRSWSRQHRLPFASQFCDLPARPQILPSHLITSLAEWCLTQINEPAIVVGHSMGGAIAQMMAILKPQSVRALVLVGTGPRLPVNPELLEQLVTHPHQALENIARWSLARHFDPNLYETNLRLLETVSADRILHELTACSLFDSRPVLGQYTGPAFLIRGAEDRMTPEVLSNEFLTIWPDIPIYTIADSGHLVMLEQPELFNETLLTIANRLADTN, encoded by the coding sequence ATGCCTGTGCCTTGGCTATTCATTCACGGAGCGGGTTCGACGAGCCGGTCCTGGTCCCGACAACATCGCCTGCCCTTTGCCTCCCAATTTTGTGATTTGCCGGCCAGACCACAAATTTTACCGAGTCACCTTATTACCTCATTAGCCGAGTGGTGCCTAACCCAGATCAATGAGCCAGCGATTGTGGTTGGTCACTCGATGGGAGGCGCCATAGCCCAAATGATGGCCATCCTAAAACCTCAATCGGTCAGAGCGCTCGTGTTGGTTGGAACGGGACCACGCTTACCCGTTAATCCTGAGTTGCTGGAGCAATTAGTGACGCACCCTCATCAAGCGCTGGAAAACATCGCACGGTGGTCCTTAGCCCGCCATTTTGATCCCAACTTATATGAAACGAACCTCCGGCTACTGGAAACGGTCTCGGCCGACCGGATTTTACACGAGTTAACCGCCTGTAGCCTGTTTGATAGCCGCCCGGTATTAGGGCAATATACCGGTCCTGCCTTTCTCATCCGTGGTGCCGAAGACCGGATGACACCCGAAGTCTTGTCCAATGAATTTTTAACCATATGGCCAGATATTCCCATTTATACCATTGCGGATAGTGGTCATTTGGTCATGCTTGAACAGCCGGAATTATTTAATGAAACCTTGTTAACCATCGCGAATCGCCTCGCCGACACAAATTAA
- a CDS encoding homoserine dehydrogenase, translating to MKTTHIGLLGLGTVGKGVVEALSHQNTIVIDKILVRDVSHHHSNLPLTSDIHDILDNPDIDIVVEVMGGVDPAYEYLATALQKGKSVVTANKEVVARFGPELMTLARQNRQGFLFEASVGGGMPILDALTWHLNTTPIHAVEGVVNGTTNFILDQMEQGMDYQAALQRAQALGFAEQDPSADVDGWDSARKLSILAGLAFHSWIDAENGYVVGITQVRAAHLHRLKEMGFGVRLVARAERHPSSIGFVVAPTVYPLGHRYLKLAGSQNAIGIFSDAGTTWIEGPGAGGLATATSIVADIQRIRFSVPDRDPVHFESLPVENINDAYLIFAEDPERPLPVIAEALKSGPGYLILPYELPHEEGFVQYRYRAK from the coding sequence ATGAAGACAACACATATTGGGCTTTTAGGATTAGGAACCGTCGGCAAGGGCGTTGTCGAAGCCTTGTCTCACCAAAACACCATCGTCATTGACAAAATTTTGGTACGTGATGTGAGTCATCACCATTCCAACCTGCCTCTGACCAGCGATATTCATGACATTCTTGATAATCCAGATATTGACATTGTGGTGGAAGTCATGGGCGGTGTCGATCCGGCCTACGAATATCTGGCCACGGCATTACAAAAGGGCAAATCGGTCGTAACCGCCAATAAAGAAGTCGTGGCACGCTTTGGTCCAGAACTCATGACTCTGGCCCGTCAAAATCGCCAAGGTTTCTTATTTGAAGCCAGTGTCGGCGGAGGTATGCCCATTTTAGATGCTTTAACCTGGCATCTTAATACGACTCCTATCCATGCCGTTGAAGGGGTCGTGAATGGCACAACCAATTTTATTTTGGATCAAATGGAACAGGGCATGGACTATCAGGCTGCATTACAGCGGGCGCAAGCACTAGGTTTTGCTGAACAAGATCCATCAGCCGATGTGGATGGATGGGATAGCGCGCGTAAACTGTCGATATTGGCTGGGCTCGCCTTCCATTCATGGATTGATGCCGAAAATGGATATGTGGTAGGAATCACGCAGGTTAGAGCAGCGCATTTGCACCGCTTGAAGGAAATGGGGTTTGGCGTGCGACTGGTCGCACGAGCAGAACGCCATCCCTCCTCCATTGGTTTTGTTGTTGCTCCCACGGTTTATCCCTTAGGCCACCGCTACCTCAAACTCGCAGGATCCCAAAATGCTATTGGCATTTTCTCCGATGCCGGGACAACCTGGATTGAAGGACCGGGTGCTGGCGGGTTAGCGACAGCAACCAGTATTGTGGCAGATATCCAGCGTATTCGTTTTAGTGTTCCAGATCGGGATCCCGTTCATTTTGAGTCGTTACCGGTTGAAAATATCAATGATGCCTATTTAATTTTTGCCGAAGATCCAGAAAGGCCCTTGCCAGTCATCGCAGAAGCGTTGAAGAGCGGTCCAGGATATCTCATCTTACCTTATGAATTGCCCCATGAAGAGGGTTTCGTGCAATACCGTTACCGGGCAAAATGA
- the coaE gene encoding dephospho-CoA kinase (Dephospho-CoA kinase (CoaE) performs the final step in coenzyme A biosynthesis.), giving the protein MRVIGLTGSIGTGKSEVSRILQELGAQVIDADRLTHHLQQRGQEVWRAIWQHYGWSILGPDGQLLRRKLGHRIFLNPLERQGLNAIVHPVVQQHITRQLAELSHQGYRVAVIDMPLLIEGNWRHVVDEIWVVYAPLDLQLQRVVERDHLGKEEALRRIQAQMPIDEKLRYADYVIDNQGSLERLREQVTRLWRNANATV; this is encoded by the coding sequence ATGCGAGTGATAGGATTGACAGGGAGCATTGGCACTGGGAAGTCCGAAGTCAGTCGCATTTTGCAAGAATTAGGCGCACAGGTGATTGATGCCGATAGATTGACCCATCACTTACAACAGCGGGGACAAGAAGTGTGGCGTGCCATTTGGCAACACTATGGGTGGAGTATTTTAGGTCCGGATGGTCAATTATTGCGGCGGAAATTAGGCCACCGGATTTTTCTTAATCCCTTAGAACGTCAAGGGTTAAATGCCATAGTGCACCCTGTGGTCCAGCAGCACATCACTAGGCAATTAGCTGAGTTATCTCACCAGGGATATCGCGTTGCCGTGATTGATATGCCCCTTCTTATTGAAGGGAATTGGCGTCATGTAGTGGACGAAATCTGGGTCGTTTATGCACCGCTGGACTTGCAATTACAGCGCGTCGTTGAGCGTGATCATTTGGGTAAAGAGGAAGCATTGCGGCGTATTCAGGCACAGATGCCTATCGACGAAAAACTCCGCTATGCAGACTATGTTATAGACAATCAAGGATCTTTGGAGCGTTTAAGAGAACAGGTGACACGTTTATGGCGCAACGCAAACGCTACCGTCTGA
- the polA gene encoding DNA polymerase I codes for MPTQLLIDGHSLLFRAYHALLTQNLQTKDGTPTGAIHGFLSMVIKVITNEHPDRVIMAYDGPHKTFRHEQYLEYKANRVESPDEFRQQVPLALDIVRHLGIPTVMVDGFEADDVIGTLTTLGQRKGYQTLIVTGDRDLLQLVDKNVIVLLTTRTGISDLDRMDEVKVEEKMGVRPDQIPDLKGLMGDSSDNIPGVRGIGEQSAKELLRRYGSVENIIQHLSEIDNTRWLKALKGHEDEAITYRNLATIVRDVPLTWPEMTEPFAFHIDDEANQLLDKLELHAIKRRLMKDLPDSETLAAEPVQTVINRSCAWVDWDEINKESSYLVVWVDQDQIFVMDEEGHIARYQEKTWPKIPLWTWDSKAIYHFWLRHQMDGPCFAEDGKLQSYLLDSEQGHYDLRSVAALHQLHKPTTIEDCLITSEHLILKQRQDIEAMGLDKLYREVELPLSRVLAEMEAVGMYVDREQLRALGQELDESIHTVQQEIYDLATTEFNINSPQQLGEILFVKLNLPSAKRTKTGGFSTDAETLEKIAPLHPIVDKILFYRQLVKIKGTYVEGVLPLIGPDNRVHTTFHQTGTATGRLSSSDPNLQNIPVRLPLGRRVRSVFVPSPGRTLLAADYSQIELRILAHLSGDEHLIEAFWHGEDIHRRTAAEIFNIPFDQVDSTWRNRAKAVNFGIVYGISDFGLARDTGVSQHEAKDYIARYFARYPKLKEYFDGVIEQARNEGIVRTVMGRIRPLKDIHSKNRARRMYAERMAMNTAIQGSAADLIKIAMVNLRKRCRAEQLHSELVLQVHDELIWDAVDDEIVSLAQLAQESMTGAMHLRVPLVVEFKKGLTWENMTPWKMDSNA; via the coding sequence ATGCCGACCCAACTTTTAATTGATGGTCACAGTTTGTTGTTTCGAGCATATCATGCGTTATTGACACAAAATCTGCAAACGAAAGACGGAACGCCAACCGGCGCTATTCATGGTTTTTTGTCCATGGTTATCAAAGTCATCACAAATGAACACCCGGACCGGGTCATTATGGCCTATGACGGGCCTCATAAAACCTTCCGCCACGAACAATATCTTGAATATAAAGCCAACCGCGTGGAAAGCCCTGATGAATTTCGCCAACAAGTGCCGTTGGCGTTAGACATTGTGCGGCATTTAGGCATTCCCACGGTTATGGTCGATGGATTTGAAGCGGACGATGTGATTGGCACCTTGACTACACTAGGTCAACGTAAAGGATACCAGACCTTAATTGTGACGGGCGATCGCGACCTCCTACAACTGGTGGACAAAAACGTTATCGTGTTGCTCACCACGCGAACGGGCATTAGCGATTTAGATCGAATGGATGAAGTTAAAGTCGAAGAAAAAATGGGTGTCCGTCCGGACCAAATTCCGGATTTAAAGGGACTCATGGGGGACAGTTCGGATAATATTCCCGGCGTTCGCGGAATTGGCGAACAATCGGCTAAAGAGCTTTTGCGGCGCTACGGGTCCGTCGAAAATATCATTCAACACTTATCTGAAATCGATAACACACGGTGGCTCAAAGCGTTAAAAGGTCACGAAGACGAAGCTATTACCTACCGGAATTTGGCGACGATTGTCCGCGATGTGCCTCTAACATGGCCGGAGATGACCGAGCCGTTTGCCTTTCATATCGATGATGAGGCCAACCAGTTGTTGGACAAGTTAGAGTTACACGCGATTAAACGGCGACTCATGAAGGATTTACCAGATTCTGAAACCCTCGCAGCGGAACCGGTGCAAACTGTTATTAATCGCTCCTGCGCATGGGTTGATTGGGATGAGATTAATAAAGAAAGTTCCTATCTGGTGGTGTGGGTCGATCAGGACCAAATCTTTGTGATGGATGAAGAGGGACACATTGCACGCTACCAGGAGAAAACATGGCCTAAAATACCATTGTGGACGTGGGACAGCAAGGCTATCTACCATTTTTGGCTGCGTCATCAGATGGACGGTCCCTGTTTTGCAGAGGACGGGAAACTGCAGTCCTACCTGCTCGACTCGGAACAAGGACATTATGATTTGAGATCTGTGGCGGCCTTACACCAACTGCATAAACCGACAACAATTGAGGACTGTCTGATTACCTCGGAGCACTTGATTCTTAAGCAGCGCCAAGACATAGAGGCGATGGGACTTGATAAGCTTTATCGAGAGGTAGAATTGCCACTAAGCCGTGTTTTGGCGGAAATGGAAGCCGTGGGCATGTATGTGGACCGGGAACAATTAAGAGCTTTGGGCCAGGAACTGGATGAATCGATTCACACGGTTCAACAGGAAATCTATGATTTAGCCACAACCGAGTTTAATATCAATTCGCCGCAGCAATTGGGAGAGATTCTGTTTGTGAAATTGAACTTGCCTAGTGCAAAGCGAACCAAGACGGGCGGATTTTCCACGGATGCTGAAACCTTGGAAAAGATAGCGCCATTACATCCCATAGTCGACAAGATTTTGTTTTATCGTCAGCTCGTGAAAATTAAGGGCACTTACGTGGAAGGAGTTTTGCCTTTAATTGGTCCTGATAACCGGGTACATACCACTTTTCATCAAACGGGTACGGCAACGGGCCGTTTATCATCCAGCGATCCCAATTTGCAAAACATTCCTGTCCGTTTACCTTTAGGACGCCGGGTACGCAGTGTGTTTGTGCCGAGTCCGGGTCGAACGCTTTTAGCGGCTGATTATTCCCAAATTGAGCTAAGAATTTTGGCGCATTTATCTGGCGATGAGCACCTGATTGAGGCGTTTTGGCATGGAGAAGACATTCATCGTCGCACCGCAGCGGAAATCTTTAATATTCCGTTTGACCAAGTCGACAGTACCTGGCGAAACCGGGCCAAGGCAGTAAATTTTGGCATTGTTTACGGGATTTCTGATTTTGGTTTAGCCAGGGATACTGGTGTCAGCCAACATGAGGCAAAGGATTATATTGCTCGCTATTTTGCCCGTTATCCCAAACTCAAAGAGTATTTTGATGGCGTTATAGAGCAGGCTCGCAACGAAGGCATTGTGCGAACAGTCATGGGTCGAATCCGTCCCTTGAAGGATATTCACTCGAAGAACCGGGCACGGCGGATGTATGCCGAACGCATGGCGATGAATACGGCGATACAAGGCAGTGCAGCCGATTTGATTAAAATCGCCATGGTCAACCTGAGAAAACGCTGCCGTGCGGAACAATTGCACAGTGAACTGGTACTACAGGTGCATGATGAATTAATTTGGGATGCCGTCGATGACGAGATAGTGAGTCTCGCGCAATTAGCTCAAGAATCCATGACCGGAGCGATGCATCTTCGTGTACCCTTGGTCGTGGAATTTAAAAAGGGTCTAACCTGGGAGAATATGACACCGTGGAAGATGGACAGTAATGCCTGA
- a CDS encoding lytic transglycosylase domain-containing protein: MAQRKRYRLKAGRSGIFWISFSLFIVIMLYRYVAPMPYRAVIWHEAQVNHLSPYLVAAVIRVESSYRPNAVSSKGAIGLMQLIPSTAKWASLKADNKSIQTAELFDPALNIHLGTWYLNQLLQSYSGNEVLGLAAYNAGSRNVRNWLSQGLLTPSATSAQKIPFPETKHFVHRVLFYKVLYHSLYGFFPPPSRHSSLWQALLP; the protein is encoded by the coding sequence ATGGCGCAACGCAAACGCTACCGTCTGAAGGCGGGCCGATCAGGAATTTTTTGGATCAGTTTTTCACTATTTATAGTTATCATGTTGTACCGCTATGTGGCGCCCATGCCGTATCGGGCTGTGATTTGGCATGAGGCCCAAGTGAACCATCTCAGTCCCTATTTGGTAGCAGCGGTGATTCGGGTAGAAAGTAGTTATCGGCCCAATGCCGTGAGCAGCAAAGGCGCCATTGGACTCATGCAACTCATCCCGTCGACGGCAAAATGGGCGAGTTTAAAGGCGGACAATAAGAGTATTCAGACAGCCGAATTATTTGATCCGGCGCTGAACATCCACCTAGGGACATGGTATTTAAATCAACTTTTGCAAAGTTATTCGGGAAATGAAGTGTTGGGCCTAGCTGCTTATAATGCCGGCTCGCGCAATGTTCGCAACTGGTTAAGTCAAGGCTTATTAACCCCATCGGCAACTTCGGCTCAAAAGATCCCTTTTCCTGAAACGAAACATTTTGTCCACCGGGTATTGTTTTACAAGGTTCTTTATCATTCGCTCTACGGATTTTTTCCACCGCCGTCTCGGCATTCGTCATTGTGGCAGGCTTTGTTGCCATGA
- a CDS encoding superoxide dismutase: MAEQRPYRDLKESCLTMEGISKEEIEQHYGILYKGYVNKLNEIRSKMETVDLSTANQSYSELRGLKTEETFCLNGSKLHEWYFDNLGGKGGEAYGRIRELIERDFGSYQKFEAEFKATGLAVRGWVVLAYDLDDEKLHIYGQDAHNVGVPWGAYPLFVLDVYEHSYGIDYGVKRAPYIEAFMKNVDWDEVNKRLEKYHI; encoded by the coding sequence ATGGCAGAACAACGTCCATATCGTGATCTCAAAGAGAGCTGCTTGACCATGGAGGGTATCAGCAAAGAAGAGATTGAGCAGCATTATGGGATTTTATATAAGGGTTATGTTAACAAGCTGAACGAAATTCGCAGCAAGATGGAAACCGTGGATTTGTCCACCGCCAACCAGTCTTACAGTGAACTGCGCGGATTAAAGACCGAGGAAACCTTTTGCTTAAACGGATCAAAGTTACATGAATGGTATTTTGACAACTTAGGTGGAAAAGGCGGAGAAGCCTATGGCCGCATTCGCGAATTGATTGAACGGGATTTTGGATCCTATCAAAAATTTGAAGCCGAGTTTAAGGCCACTGGATTGGCGGTTCGTGGTTGGGTTGTTCTGGCTTATGACTTGGATGATGAAAAACTGCATATTTATGGTCAAGATGCGCACAATGTGGGCGTGCCTTGGGGAGCATATCCTCTCTTTGTTCTCGACGTGTACGAGCATTCTTACGGCATTGACTATGGTGTGAAGCGGGCTCCATACATAGAGGCATTTATGAAGAATGTTGACTGGGATGAAGTCAACAAGCGCCTCGAGAAATACCACATCTAA
- the glnA gene encoding type I glutamate--ammonia ligase, translating to MVKAEDVLRTIREKNIEMIDVHIIDLPGTWQHVTIPVSEVDEDTFTNGIPFDGSSLRGFRGIEESDMLMIPDPDTAVVDPFATVPTLSLVADVTDPQHVPYQRDPRRIARNAEEYLKASGIADVSYWGPEIEFFIFDSVRYINQGYHAAYQVDSSEGFWNSFAEGSLGHTIRTKEGYFPVPPLDSTAALRTAMVKALQSVGIRVEMHHHEVATAGQGEIDLRFNTLTKQADTVMMYKYVLRNVAQQHGKTVTFMPKPIYGDNGNGMHVHQSLWKDSKPLFYSENGYAHMSPLALSYIAGILKHARAILAFSNPSTNSYRRLVPGFEAPVNIVFSHGNRSAAIRIPVNDRPQASRIEFRTPDSTSNPYLAFAAMLMAGLDGIRQGLDPVKEGFGPLDKNIYALSKAELANIQSVPGSLSESLDALEQDHAFLLEGGVFSEDLIQTWIDYKRVNEVNAVNLRPHPMEFELYFNS from the coding sequence ATGGTGAAAGCTGAGGATGTGTTACGAACTATACGGGAAAAGAATATTGAAATGATTGACGTGCATATCATTGACTTGCCGGGAACGTGGCAGCATGTGACAATACCGGTTAGTGAAGTTGATGAGGATACCTTTACTAATGGAATACCGTTTGACGGTTCCAGTCTTCGAGGTTTCCGCGGCATTGAAGAAAGTGACATGTTAATGATTCCTGATCCTGACACCGCTGTGGTGGATCCGTTTGCAACGGTGCCGACGTTGAGTTTGGTAGCGGATGTAACAGATCCTCAGCATGTTCCCTATCAACGTGACCCGCGCCGGATTGCACGGAACGCGGAAGAATATCTTAAGGCATCTGGAATTGCGGATGTGTCCTATTGGGGACCAGAAATTGAGTTTTTCATTTTTGATTCCGTCCGCTACATTAACCAAGGTTATCATGCGGCATATCAGGTCGATTCCTCCGAAGGATTTTGGAATTCCTTTGCGGAAGGCAGTCTAGGACACACCATCCGAACCAAAGAAGGGTACTTTCCTGTTCCACCCTTGGACAGCACAGCGGCCTTACGAACGGCCATGGTCAAAGCGTTACAAAGTGTAGGTATTCGCGTGGAAATGCACCACCACGAAGTCGCTACGGCCGGTCAAGGAGAGATCGACTTACGCTTTAACACCTTGACCAAACAGGCTGACACCGTGATGATGTACAAGTATGTATTGCGGAATGTCGCTCAGCAACATGGTAAGACCGTGACATTTATGCCCAAGCCCATTTATGGAGACAATGGCAATGGCATGCATGTTCACCAGTCCCTGTGGAAAGACAGCAAACCGTTATTTTACTCGGAAAATGGATATGCGCATATGTCACCGCTTGCATTAAGTTATATTGCCGGTATTTTAAAACATGCGCGGGCCATTTTAGCCTTTAGCAATCCCTCGACCAATAGTTATCGACGGTTGGTGCCCGGGTTTGAAGCTCCTGTGAACATTGTGTTTTCGCATGGAAACCGCTCAGCTGCTATTCGAATTCCTGTCAATGATCGTCCGCAAGCGAGCCGTATTGAATTCCGCACCCCCGATTCCACATCGAACCCCTACTTGGCATTTGCTGCGATGCTGATGGCAGGTCTTGATGGGATCCGGCAAGGTTTAGATCCGGTGAAGGAAGGCTTTGGGCCCTTAGACAAGAACATTTACGCACTAAGCAAGGCCGAACTTGCCAATATCCAAAGTGTGCCCGGTTCCTTGTCCGAATCACTTGATGCGTTAGAGCAAGATCATGCATTCTTATTGGAAGGCGGCGTATTCTCCGAAGATCTGATTCAAACATGGATCGATTACAAACGCGTCAACGAAGTGAATGCCGTTAATCTTCGACCGCACCCGATGGAATTCGAATTGTACTTTAACAGCTAA
- a CDS encoding ABC transporter substrate-binding protein, whose product MRGRMWPWLLLVLAFLPALLIQEPKTKLQPVSSHVFTEAIFQNPNNLDPALASNAADWQVASNIFQTLLNISPTGSIIPGLASSVTYRGNIVTIELRHETLANGVVVTPDMVAEALVRPLVAPVNSEEARFLLSQVVGVKRFEEGKTKYLQGIQVTGPNSLQLTLKKPAGPGFLRNLANPALAIVPASDQRQGGDNWQFTNLIGTGGYTLTQWTPDASLSFSKVSGQGPKAVNLIVYSGLSQALLAYQNHLVNAIPLQPGQLKQLTRAELAHVQPLNVPGDLSLYVNTTQKHFALPGISLTQWVHAAFLGLLSPLSRQYPSSIQSKRPQSVTLTVWVNQNNAEAMQLANTLKAIDPHVSIQATTSANLSQLARAGKISAYLGIINQFPHGAGIPLVPDVSFWLFSHPAPHALILEHNVLSWHSVP is encoded by the coding sequence ATGCGAGGACGAATGTGGCCGTGGCTGTTACTGGTACTAGCCTTTTTACCCGCGTTGTTAATCCAGGAACCTAAGACCAAGTTACAGCCAGTATCTAGCCATGTGTTTACCGAAGCAATATTTCAAAATCCCAATAACTTGGACCCTGCTCTGGCCTCTAATGCTGCCGATTGGCAAGTTGCAAGCAATATCTTTCAAACCTTATTAAATATTTCACCAACGGGTTCCATAATCCCGGGCCTCGCGAGTTCAGTCACATACCGGGGAAATATCGTCACCATTGAGCTGCGTCACGAGACACTCGCAAATGGCGTAGTGGTGACCCCGGATATGGTTGCCGAAGCCTTGGTACGGCCTTTGGTTGCTCCCGTCAATTCCGAGGAGGCCAGGTTTTTGCTTTCTCAAGTTGTCGGGGTGAAACGGTTTGAAGAGGGCAAAACGAAGTATCTGCAAGGAATTCAAGTGACGGGCCCCAATAGTTTGCAATTGACCTTGAAAAAGCCTGCTGGTCCGGGTTTTCTTAGAAACCTGGCGAACCCGGCACTGGCTATTGTTCCGGCATCTGATCAAAGGCAAGGCGGAGATAATTGGCAATTCACCAATTTGATTGGCACAGGCGGCTATACCTTGACCCAATGGACACCGGATGCGTCGCTCAGTTTCTCCAAGGTTTCCGGCCAAGGCCCGAAAGCCGTCAATTTGATCGTTTATTCGGGTTTGTCACAAGCGCTGTTGGCGTATCAAAATCATCTCGTCAATGCCATTCCTTTGCAGCCTGGGCAGTTAAAACAGTTAACGCGGGCTGAACTTGCCCATGTGCAACCCCTCAACGTGCCAGGCGACTTGTCACTTTATGTGAATACCACGCAAAAACATTTTGCATTGCCTGGAATTTCCTTGACGCAGTGGGTTCATGCAGCCTTTTTGGGCCTCCTCTCGCCCTTATCACGTCAATATCCTAGCAGTATTCAATCAAAACGACCCCAATCGGTCACGTTGACCGTATGGGTCAACCAAAATAATGCGGAGGCTATGCAGTTAGCCAACACCTTAAAGGCTATCGATCCGCATGTGAGCATCCAAGCGACGACCAGTGCTAATTTGAGTCAACTGGCGCGTGCTGGAAAAATTTCTGCCTATCTCGGTATCATCAACCAATTTCCCCATGGTGCAGGAATTCCTCTCGTTCCTGACGTAAGTTTTTGGTTGTTTTCTCATCCTGCTCCGCATGCTCTCATTCTGGAACACAACGTCTTATCATGGCATTCTGTCCCATAG
- the mutM gene encoding bifunctional DNA-formamidopyrimidine glycosylase/DNA-(apurinic or apyrimidinic site) lyase, translated as MPELPEVETIRYYLDHVLPGQTVQSVLHIDPRMVKTGSLPAEEIARRLPGHVVKSIKRRGKFLFLEWETHEHLLIHLGMSGRLIWIQNQEPWALHTHVVLGFDQNQLRLIDPRRFGRIGWIDAGDDLVPHLGMEPLSSQLTSQFLSQRLQGRQAPIKSLLLNQSIIAGLGNIYVDESLFRAKIRPDRPGGSLDLREIKRLIRSIRMVLQEAIEHRGTSFSDYVDALGHPGQNQDYLMVYGRNQADCRVCGQPIVTKVIQGRTSHFCLHCQK; from the coding sequence ATGCCTGAATTACCGGAAGTTGAAACGATACGTTATTATTTAGATCATGTTTTGCCGGGCCAAACGGTGCAAAGCGTGTTACATATTGATCCACGAATGGTCAAAACTGGATCTCTGCCTGCGGAAGAAATCGCTCGCCGATTACCGGGACACGTGGTAAAATCCATAAAGCGACGGGGTAAATTTCTGTTTCTTGAATGGGAAACCCATGAACATTTGCTTATTCACTTGGGAATGTCGGGCCGGCTGATATGGATTCAAAATCAAGAACCGTGGGCGCTGCATACGCACGTCGTTCTAGGCTTTGATCAAAATCAGTTACGGCTCATTGATCCTAGGCGTTTTGGGCGCATTGGCTGGATCGATGCGGGAGATGACCTCGTGCCCCATTTAGGCATGGAGCCCTTAAGCTCGCAATTGACAAGCCAGTTTCTAAGCCAACGACTTCAAGGGCGGCAGGCACCGATTAAGAGCTTATTGCTCAATCAAAGCATCATTGCGGGGCTTGGAAATATTTATGTCGATGAATCATTATTTCGGGCGAAAATTCGACCTGATCGACCCGGAGGCTCACTGGATCTTCGGGAAATCAAGCGGTTAATCCGGTCCATCCGCATGGTGCTACAAGAGGCGATTGAACATCGAGGAACATCATTTTCCGACTATGTTGATGCTCTGGGGCATCCGGGACAAAATCAAGACTATTTAATGGTTTATGGTCGGAATCAAGCGGACTGCCGGGTATGTGGACAACCGATTGTCACAAAAGTGATTCAAGGGCGTACGAGCCATTTTTGTTTACACTGTCAGAAATAA